A section of the Trachemys scripta elegans isolate TJP31775 chromosome 10, CAS_Tse_1.0, whole genome shotgun sequence genome encodes:
- the C10H7orf50 gene encoding uncharacterized protein C7orf50 homolog isoform X2 has translation MGILKQRTKKVEEEAEELTREERRTLERKLKKERKKEEKKLMREAGIAAKKEEPKKPSGAELALEYLTSWSKNPKEWKFQKTRQTWLLLHMYEKEKVPDEYFSILLDYLEGLKGSARDVTMQKAEALMKEYDNSDTEDPDLLEKCERIRKVLQLLS, from the exons AGAACAAAAAAagtggaggaggaggcggaggaacTTACCAGAGAGGAAAGGAGGACATTGGAAAGAAAACTAAAGAAAGAGCgtaagaaggaagaaaaaaaactgatGCGGGAAGCTGGAATTGCTGCTAAGAAAGAAGAGCCCAAAAAACCATCAGGAGCTGAGTTGGCACTGGAGTATTTAACTAG CTGGTCCAAAAATCCAAAAGAATGGAAGTTTCAAAAGACTAGGCAGACTTGGCTTCTTTTGCACATGTATGAGAAAGAGAAG GTTCCAGATGAATATTTCTCTATTTTATTGGACTATCTGGAGGGGCTTAAGGGCAGCGCGCGAGATGTAACCATGCAGAAAGCTGAAGCTCTTATGAAAGAATATGACAATTCGGATACAGAAGATCCAGACCTGTTGGAGAAGTGTGAGCGCATACGAAAAGTTTTACAGCTATTATCATGA
- the C10H7orf50 gene encoding uncharacterized protein C7orf50 homolog isoform X3, giving the protein MFGRTKKVEEEAEELTREERRTLERKLKKERKKEEKKLMREAGIAAKKEEPKKPSGAELALEYLTSWSKNPKEWKFQKTRQTWLLLHMYEKEKVPDEYFSILLDYLEGLKGSARDVTMQKAEALMKEYDNSDTEDPDLLEKCERIRKVLQLLS; this is encoded by the exons AGAACAAAAAAagtggaggaggaggcggaggaacTTACCAGAGAGGAAAGGAGGACATTGGAAAGAAAACTAAAGAAAGAGCgtaagaaggaagaaaaaaaactgatGCGGGAAGCTGGAATTGCTGCTAAGAAAGAAGAGCCCAAAAAACCATCAGGAGCTGAGTTGGCACTGGAGTATTTAACTAG CTGGTCCAAAAATCCAAAAGAATGGAAGTTTCAAAAGACTAGGCAGACTTGGCTTCTTTTGCACATGTATGAGAAAGAGAAG GTTCCAGATGAATATTTCTCTATTTTATTGGACTATCTGGAGGGGCTTAAGGGCAGCGCGCGAGATGTAACCATGCAGAAAGCTGAAGCTCTTATGAAAGAATATGACAATTCGGATACAGAAGATCCAGACCTGTTGGAGAAGTGTGAGCGCATACGAAAAGTTTTACAGCTATTATCATGA